The following are from one region of the Bradyrhizobium septentrionale genome:
- a CDS encoding DUF5413 family protein, whose product MKRYLIFAAIGPFIGGFLLLLMTTYQSGYWTETNGGEVAKLLAVFVKSLQYNYLFGIVPSLMFGAIDDILMHVRRIAPTVRMLIVGAVAFVGAALMYASHGSESGAVQFILYGLVGFIPGVITSWLAHKYAEELYQPATTAAQH is encoded by the coding sequence ATGAAACGCTATCTGATCTTCGCAGCCATCGGGCCGTTCATCGGCGGCTTCCTGCTGCTGCTCATGACCACCTATCAGTCCGGCTACTGGACCGAGACCAATGGCGGCGAGGTGGCGAAGCTGCTCGCCGTGTTCGTGAAGTCGCTGCAGTACAATTATCTGTTCGGCATCGTGCCGTCGCTGATGTTCGGGGCGATCGACGACATCCTGATGCATGTCAGGCGGATCGCGCCAACGGTGCGGATGCTGATCGTAGGCGCGGTGGCATTCGTCGGCGCGGCGCTGATGTACGCCTCGCACGGCTCCGAGAGCGGTGCGGTGCAGTTCATCCTCTACGGGCTGGTCGGCTTCATCCCCGGCGTGATCACGTCCTGGCTGGCGCACAAATATGCCGAAGAACTCTACCAGCCGGCGACCACGGCAGCCCAGCATTAG
- the msrA gene encoding peptide-methionine (S)-S-oxide reductase MsrA, with protein sequence MPSSLSRLSLCAAAIGALAVAAFAVAPSLAAEDAVIIPPPTASAPEAGIKTAVLAGGCFWGVQGVFQHTAGIVSAVSGYSGGSKANADYEKVSTGTTGHAESVEIKYDPQKISYGKILQIFFSVVHDPTQLNRQGPDSGTQYRSAIFTTSDEQKQVADAYIAQLNAAKVYKKPIVTKVGALEAFYPAEGYHQDYLTLHPTQPYIAYNDIPKVENLKKIFAENYIEKPTLVSSTKATN encoded by the coding sequence ATGCCCAGCTCCCTCAGCCGCCTCTCGCTTTGCGCCGCCGCGATCGGCGCGCTGGCCGTCGCCGCTTTTGCCGTTGCGCCCTCGCTCGCCGCCGAGGACGCCGTGATCATCCCGCCGCCCACGGCGAGCGCGCCGGAGGCTGGCATCAAAACCGCGGTGCTCGCCGGCGGCTGCTTCTGGGGTGTGCAGGGCGTGTTCCAGCACACCGCCGGCATCGTCAGCGCGGTGTCCGGCTACTCCGGCGGCAGCAAGGCGAACGCCGACTATGAGAAGGTGTCGACCGGCACCACCGGCCACGCGGAATCGGTCGAGATCAAATACGACCCGCAGAAGATCTCCTACGGCAAGATCCTGCAGATCTTCTTCTCGGTGGTGCACGACCCGACCCAGCTGAACCGCCAGGGCCCCGATTCCGGCACGCAATATCGCTCGGCGATCTTCACCACCAGCGACGAGCAGAAGCAGGTCGCGGACGCCTATATCGCCCAGCTCAACGCGGCCAAGGTCTACAAGAAGCCGATCGTCACCAAGGTCGGCGCGCTGGAGGCGTTCTATCCGGCGGAGGGCTACCACCAGGACTACCTGACGCTGCACCCGACCCAGCCCTATATTGCCTATAACGACATCCCGAAAGTCGAGAACCTGAAGAAGATCTTCGCGGAGAACTACATCGAGAAGCCGACGCTGGTGAGCAGCACCAAGGCCACCAACTAG
- a CDS encoding cytochrome P450, giving the protein MLHMFSDVRAFQHDPLRLLLTRGNEAERGLVPLRLGPAPVFLVNDPDLLRPILKAPETDIGKGKLIKKLTPVLGRSSLMLSGEEHKRRRAVLQKHMAKGSVEKFLPHMCAEIRAVGASLARLGSFDPHHVTAMLALRTICVAIFGSQVMSSGDEEALVQAVGAIEDDLAEEMFRALPFGPVAWYRRRKNRVCAKLAMSTVVQRLRRKAGSSSALRDLEALGLSDRDLEDEILTLLLAGHHTTGSTAAWMFYHMAADPALMDDIADEAAECLGDDGELRLDAVKRANLSATLVKEVCRLYPSAWWFSREVMQPVTIGGHDLKVGTSLLICPWQLQRDPRHFEDPDRFLMTRRYNTDAYIPFGAGPRACAGMGVAMLELQLLALEIAAAYRFTAVTPNPAPWPKASVTLIPPPMTIDIEVREMPSRILRLGEEAQHLPYIPSAATASISTLQSVSQ; this is encoded by the coding sequence ATGCTTCACATGTTCTCGGACGTTCGAGCATTCCAGCATGATCCGCTGCGTCTGTTGCTGACGCGCGGCAACGAAGCGGAGCGGGGGCTGGTGCCGTTGCGGCTCGGTCCTGCGCCGGTCTTCCTGGTGAACGATCCCGATCTGCTGCGCCCGATCCTCAAGGCGCCGGAGACCGACATCGGAAAGGGCAAGCTGATCAAGAAGCTGACGCCGGTGCTCGGCCGCAGCTCGCTGATGCTGAGCGGCGAGGAGCACAAGCGGCGGCGGGCGGTGCTGCAGAAGCACATGGCCAAAGGCAGCGTCGAGAAATTCCTGCCGCATATGTGTGCCGAGATCCGCGCGGTCGGCGCCAGCCTGGCGCGGCTCGGATCGTTCGATCCGCACCACGTCACCGCGATGCTGGCGCTGCGGACGATCTGCGTCGCGATCTTCGGCTCCCAGGTGATGTCGTCTGGCGACGAGGAAGCCCTGGTCCAGGCCGTCGGCGCAATCGAGGACGATCTGGCGGAGGAGATGTTCCGCGCGTTGCCGTTCGGTCCGGTGGCGTGGTACCGCCGCCGCAAGAACCGGGTCTGTGCCAAGCTTGCCATGTCGACGGTGGTGCAGCGGCTGCGCCGCAAGGCGGGCTCGAGCAGCGCGCTGCGCGATCTCGAGGCGCTCGGTCTGAGTGATCGCGATCTCGAGGACGAGATCCTGACATTGCTGCTGGCCGGCCATCACACCACAGGTTCGACTGCGGCATGGATGTTCTACCACATGGCCGCCGATCCCGCGCTGATGGACGACATCGCCGACGAGGCCGCGGAGTGCCTGGGCGACGACGGCGAGCTGCGACTAGACGCGGTGAAGCGCGCCAATCTGAGCGCGACGCTGGTCAAGGAGGTCTGCCGGCTCTATCCCAGCGCGTGGTGGTTCTCGCGTGAGGTGATGCAGCCGGTGACGATCGGCGGGCACGACCTCAAGGTCGGCACCTCGCTGTTGATCTGCCCCTGGCAATTGCAGCGTGATCCCCGCCATTTCGAGGATCCCGACCGCTTCCTGATGACGCGGCGCTACAACACCGATGCCTACATCCCGTTCGGTGCCGGTCCGCGCGCCTGCGCCGGGATGGGGGTTGCGATGCTGGAGCTGCAATTGCTCGCGCTCGAGATCGCCGCCGCCTATCGCTTCACCGCCGTCACGCCAAATCCGGCGCCGTGGCCGAAAGCGTCGGTGACGCTGATTCCGCCGCCCATGACGATCGACATCGAAGTCCGCGAAATGCCCTCGCGCATCCTGCGCCTGGGCGAGGAAGCGCAGCACCTGCCCTACATTCCGTCCGCCGCCACGGCGTCCATCAGCACATTACAATCGGTATCCCAATGA
- the ybaK gene encoding Cys-tRNA(Pro) deacylase, with protein MPNSTPATMALRKLGLAFKLHTYVYDSSAESIGLQAAEALGVEPNRMLKTLMAEVDGKPVCAVVPSDCEVSMKKLAAALGGKSAKMMRPADAERLTGYHVGGISPFGQKKRVPTAIDESALTHITVFVNGGQRGLQIEIDPNDAALAAGAMMKALVATQD; from the coding sequence ATGCCCAATTCGACACCAGCAACCATGGCGCTGCGGAAGCTAGGCCTTGCCTTCAAGCTCCACACCTACGTCTACGATTCCAGTGCCGAGAGCATCGGGCTGCAGGCGGCGGAGGCGCTCGGCGTCGAGCCGAACCGGATGCTGAAGACGCTGATGGCCGAGGTCGACGGCAAGCCGGTGTGCGCCGTGGTGCCGTCCGACTGCGAGGTCAGCATGAAGAAGCTCGCCGCAGCCCTCGGCGGCAAGTCGGCCAAAATGATGCGCCCGGCCGATGCCGAGCGGCTGACCGGCTACCATGTCGGCGGCATCAGCCCGTTCGGCCAGAAGAAGCGGGTGCCGACCGCGATCGACGAGAGCGCCCTCACCCACATCACCGTGTTCGTCAATGGCGGCCAGCGCGGCCTGCAGATCGAGATCGATCCGAACGACGCCGCGCTCGCCGCCGGCGCCATGATGAAGGCGCTGGTGGCGACGCAAGACTAG
- a CDS encoding ATP-dependent DNA helicase — MTTFTPHQDSALKAVADWLKAKPGQGGTPPVFRLFGYAGTGKTTLARHIAEGVDGEVKFAAFTGKAALVMRNKGCDSASTIHSLIYRARESGVEQPSFELWDDAPASKAKLIVIDECSMVDAELGRDLMSFDCPLLVLGDPAQLPPIQGGGFFTDAEPDAMLTEVHRQAQDDPIVRMSMDIREGRELEIGRHGESEVVSRKELDPDRVMRADQVLVGRNNTRRAYNMRVRQRQNIEDPLPVAGDKLVCLRNNRKKGLFNGGLWRVKARAQSKSKIITMRVMPDEDFGYKVTKVSVRGECFDGGVEGVPWEQRKPYDEFDYGYVLTVHKSQGSQWDDVVLFDESFAFQDSRARWLYTGITRAAKRLSIVV; from the coding sequence ATGACAACCTTTACGCCGCACCAGGACTCCGCGCTGAAAGCCGTCGCCGACTGGCTGAAAGCCAAGCCCGGCCAGGGTGGAACGCCGCCGGTGTTCCGGCTGTTCGGCTATGCCGGAACCGGCAAGACCACGCTCGCCCGCCACATCGCGGAAGGTGTCGATGGCGAGGTGAAATTCGCGGCCTTCACCGGCAAGGCGGCGCTGGTGATGCGCAACAAGGGCTGCGACAGCGCCTCCACGATCCATTCCCTGATCTATCGCGCCCGCGAGTCCGGGGTCGAGCAGCCGAGCTTCGAGCTGTGGGACGACGCGCCGGCCTCGAAGGCCAAGCTGATCGTGATCGACGAATGCTCGATGGTCGATGCCGAGCTCGGCCGCGATTTGATGTCGTTCGACTGCCCGCTGCTGGTGCTCGGCGATCCCGCGCAATTGCCGCCGATCCAGGGCGGCGGCTTCTTCACCGATGCCGAGCCGGACGCGATGCTGACCGAGGTGCACCGCCAGGCCCAGGACGATCCGATCGTGCGGATGTCGATGGACATCCGCGAGGGCCGCGAGCTCGAGATCGGCCGCCACGGCGAGAGCGAGGTGGTGTCGCGCAAGGAGCTCGATCCGGACCGCGTGATGCGCGCCGACCAGGTGCTGGTCGGCCGCAACAACACCCGCCGCGCCTACAACATGCGGGTGCGGCAGCGGCAGAACATCGAGGATCCGCTCCCGGTTGCCGGCGACAAGCTGGTCTGCCTGCGCAACAACCGCAAGAAGGGCCTGTTCAACGGCGGGCTGTGGCGGGTCAAGGCACGGGCGCAGTCGAAATCGAAGATCATCACCATGCGCGTGATGCCGGATGAAGATTTCGGCTACAAGGTCACAAAAGTCTCGGTGCGCGGCGAATGCTTCGACGGCGGCGTCGAGGGCGTGCCGTGGGAGCAGCGCAAGCCCTATGACGAGTTCGACTACGGCTATGTGCTGACCGTGCACAAGTCGCAGGGCTCGCAATGGGACGACGTCGTGCTGTTCGACGAGAGCTTTGCGTTCCAGGATTCGCGCGCGCGGTGGCTGTATACGGGCATCACGCGGGCCGCGAAGCGGCTGAGCATTGTGGTGTGA
- a CDS encoding LLM class flavin-dependent oxidoreductase, whose product MKFGIFYELQLPRPWNDGDELRLYQNALTQLETADRLGYDYAWVVEHHFLEEYSHSPAPESFLAAASQRTRNIRLGHGIFQLTTNHPARVAERVAVLDLLSNGRCEFGMGESASITELTPFGRDMETKREVFEEAVAAIFPMFTKIGTEHHGKYFDIPLRNVVPKPVQKPHPPLWMACSQLPTIERAGQNGFGALGFQFVSAEAAHAWVHAYYNAITKRLKKLADYEINPNMALVSFFMCAETDEEARKRADGATFFQFALRYYGQALNRQRPAPGTVNMWDEYNKWKRENPEAQEAALRGGLIGSPETIAKKLRRFRASHIDQVILLNQAGKNTHEHICESLELFGKEVMPEFQHDPEHDAWKKGVLSGAIQLEEIDTQAFSDRYGKLAVNVAPKTAAAG is encoded by the coding sequence ATGAAATTCGGAATCTTTTACGAGCTGCAACTGCCGCGCCCCTGGAACGACGGCGACGAACTCCGCCTCTACCAGAACGCGCTGACGCAGCTCGAGACCGCCGACCGGCTCGGCTACGACTATGCCTGGGTCGTGGAGCATCATTTCCTCGAGGAATATTCGCATTCGCCGGCGCCGGAATCCTTCCTCGCCGCCGCGAGCCAGCGCACCAGGAACATCCGGCTCGGCCACGGCATCTTCCAGCTCACCACCAATCATCCCGCCCGTGTCGCCGAGCGGGTCGCGGTGCTCGACCTGCTCTCCAACGGCCGCTGCGAGTTTGGCATGGGCGAGAGCGCCTCGATCACCGAGCTGACGCCGTTCGGCCGCGACATGGAGACCAAGCGCGAGGTGTTCGAGGAGGCTGTCGCAGCGATCTTCCCAATGTTCACCAAGATCGGCACCGAGCATCACGGCAAATATTTCGACATCCCGCTGCGCAACGTCGTGCCGAAGCCGGTGCAGAAGCCGCATCCGCCGCTCTGGATGGCCTGCTCGCAATTGCCGACCATCGAGCGCGCCGGGCAGAACGGATTTGGCGCGCTCGGCTTCCAGTTCGTCAGCGCCGAGGCGGCGCATGCCTGGGTGCATGCCTATTACAACGCGATCACCAAGCGGCTGAAGAAGCTTGCCGACTACGAGATCAATCCGAACATGGCGCTGGTCTCGTTCTTCATGTGCGCCGAGACCGACGAGGAAGCCCGCAAGCGCGCCGATGGCGCGACCTTCTTCCAGTTCGCACTGCGCTATTACGGCCAGGCGCTGAACCGGCAGCGGCCGGCGCCCGGCACCGTCAACATGTGGGACGAGTACAACAAGTGGAAGCGCGAGAATCCGGAGGCGCAGGAGGCTGCGCTGCGCGGCGGCCTGATCGGCTCGCCGGAGACGATCGCCAAGAAGCTGCGGCGCTTCCGCGCCTCGCATATCGACCAGGTGATCCTGCTCAACCAGGCCGGCAAGAACACCCATGAGCACATCTGCGAGTCGCTCGAGCTGTTCGGCAAGGAAGTGATGCCGGAGTTCCAGCACGATCCGGAGCACGATGCCTGGAAGAAGGGCGTGTTGAGTGGTGCGATCCAGCTCGAGGAGATCGACACCCAGGCGTTCTCGGACCGCTACGGTAAACTCGCGGTCAATGTCGCGCCGAAGACTGCCGCCGCGGGCTGA
- a CDS encoding adenylosuccinate synthase, translated as MANVVVVGAQWGDEGKGKIVDWLSEQADIVVRFQGGHNAGHTLVINGETYKLALLPSGVLRPNKLAVIGNGVVFDPQAFLDEVAKLKGQGVAVGPDNLRIAENVTLILPLHRELDSLRESGNAITSIGTTRRGIGPAYEDKVGRRAIRLMDLADLDTLPHKIERLLAHHNALRRGHNLEEIDGKGILAELTALAPKLLPYAETVWRLLDLKRREGKRILFEGAQGALLDVDHGTYPYVTSSNTVAAQAATGTGMGPGAVGYVLGICKAYTTRVGQGPFPTELNDEIGEEIGRRGKEFGVNTGRKRRVGWFDAMLVRQTVRTCGIAGLALTKLDILDGFDSIKVCIGYKLDGREIDHLPAGEGAQARVEPIYEIIEGWKQPTANARSWADLPAQAIKYVRRVEELVGCPVTLLSTSPEREDTILVQNPFEA; from the coding sequence ATGGCCAATGTTGTCGTCGTCGGCGCCCAATGGGGTGACGAAGGGAAGGGCAAGATCGTCGACTGGCTGTCGGAACAGGCCGACATCGTCGTGCGCTTCCAGGGCGGCCACAATGCCGGCCATACGCTCGTGATCAATGGTGAGACCTACAAGCTGGCGCTGCTGCCGTCCGGCGTCCTGCGGCCGAACAAGCTGGCGGTGATCGGCAATGGCGTGGTGTTCGACCCGCAGGCCTTCCTCGACGAGGTCGCCAAGCTGAAGGGGCAGGGCGTTGCGGTCGGGCCGGACAATCTGCGCATCGCCGAGAACGTCACGCTGATCCTGCCGCTGCATCGCGAACTCGACTCCCTGCGCGAATCCGGCAACGCCATCACCTCGATCGGCACCACCCGCCGCGGCATCGGCCCGGCCTATGAGGACAAGGTCGGCCGCCGCGCCATCCGCCTGATGGACCTCGCCGACCTCGACACCCTGCCGCACAAGATCGAACGGCTGCTGGCGCATCACAATGCGCTGCGCCGCGGCCACAATCTGGAGGAGATCGACGGCAAGGGCATCCTGGCCGAGCTGACGGCGTTGGCGCCGAAGCTTTTGCCCTATGCCGAGACGGTGTGGCGGCTGCTCGACCTCAAGCGCCGCGAGGGCAAGCGCATCCTGTTCGAGGGCGCGCAGGGCGCGCTGCTCGACGTCGACCACGGCACCTATCCCTATGTGACGTCGTCCAACACGGTGGCGGCGCAGGCCGCGACCGGCACCGGAATGGGCCCGGGCGCGGTCGGCTATGTCTTGGGCATCTGCAAGGCCTACACCACCCGCGTCGGCCAGGGTCCGTTCCCGACCGAGCTGAACGACGAGATCGGTGAGGAAATCGGCCGCCGCGGCAAGGAATTCGGCGTCAACACCGGGCGAAAGCGCCGGGTCGGCTGGTTCGACGCCATGCTGGTGCGACAGACTGTCCGTACCTGCGGAATTGCCGGGCTGGCGCTGACCAAACTCGATATTCTCGACGGGTTCGATAGCATCAAGGTCTGCATCGGCTACAAGCTCGATGGCAGGGAGATCGACCATCTGCCGGCGGGCGAGGGTGCGCAGGCCCGGGTCGAGCCGATCTACGAGATCATCGAGGGCTGGAAGCAGCCGACCGCCAATGCGCGGTCCTGGGCGGACCTGCCGGCCCAGGCCATCAAATACGTTCGCCGGGTCGAGGAACTGGTGGGGTGCCCGGTCACCCTGCTGTCCACCAGCCCGGAGCGTGAAGATACTATTCTGGTACAGAATCCGTTCGAGGCTTAA
- a CDS encoding DUF3309 family protein, with protein MSLGLILIILLLIILLGGYSGRIRGYGYGLGHSGMGLFGVILIVVAILTWLDKI; from the coding sequence ATGTCGCTCGGACTGATCCTCATCATCCTCCTGCTGATTATCCTCCTAGGCGGCTATAGCGGCCGGATCCGCGGCTATGGCTACGGCCTCGGCCACTCCGGAATGGGCCTTTTCGGGGTGATTTTGATCGTGGTCGCGATCCTGACCTGGCTCGACAAGATATGA
- a CDS encoding acyl-homoserine-lactone synthase, translating into MPHSLDGFHALITREELDPAHVGAMLRLRKRLFVDHCGWLLTTVGDVERDQFDCWYTEHCLLFSGVELVGGFRAIRTDYPYLTKSVFPQLAVRRFPSRRDAWEISRFGVLPGVARSQTARVNYALMFRFAELRGAKALVALADLSYERFLTRMDIRTRRYGPPQVIGNDRMGRPLTALAGEIPLGLADNPGLTKFLDLGRQLEIHDASHVLGRSSIPA; encoded by the coding sequence ATGCCGCATTCATTGGACGGCTTTCATGCACTCATCACCAGGGAAGAGCTTGATCCGGCGCATGTCGGGGCGATGTTGCGGCTGCGCAAGCGGCTGTTCGTCGACCATTGCGGCTGGCTTCTGACCACGGTCGGGGATGTCGAACGCGATCAGTTCGACTGCTGGTATACCGAGCACTGCCTGTTGTTCTCCGGCGTCGAGCTCGTCGGCGGCTTCCGGGCGATCCGCACCGATTATCCCTATCTCACCAAGTCGGTGTTCCCGCAGCTTGCGGTGCGCCGCTTTCCGAGTCGCCGCGACGCCTGGGAGATCAGCCGTTTCGGCGTGCTGCCTGGTGTCGCGAGGTCGCAGACTGCGCGCGTGAACTACGCGCTGATGTTCCGCTTCGCCGAGCTGCGCGGAGCGAAGGCGCTCGTGGCGCTGGCCGACCTCTCCTATGAGCGTTTTCTCACCCGCATGGACATCCGCACCCGGCGCTACGGCCCGCCGCAGGTGATCGGCAATGATCGCATGGGCCGCCCGCTGACGGCGCTCGCCGGAGAAATCCCGCTAGGTCTCGCCGACAATCCCGGCCTGACCAAATTCCTCGACCTTGGACGGCAATTGGAGATCCACGATGCTTCACATGTTCTCGGACGTTCGAGCATTCCAGCATGA
- the msrB gene encoding peptide-methionine (R)-S-oxide reductase MsrB — MSDTKTDGKVHKSEAEWRKELTPMQYAVLREKATERPFTGEYEHDPRKGTYVCAGCGQTLFESDQKFDSGCGWPSFSKPAIESHVDEERDVSHGMIRTEVLCSKCDGHLGHVFNDGPGPTGLRYCINSAALKLDEKK, encoded by the coding sequence ATGTCCGACACCAAAACCGACGGCAAGGTTCACAAGAGCGAGGCCGAGTGGCGCAAGGAATTGACGCCGATGCAGTATGCGGTGCTGCGGGAAAAGGCGACCGAGCGTCCCTTCACCGGCGAATACGAGCATGATCCGCGCAAGGGCACTTATGTCTGCGCCGGCTGCGGGCAGACGCTGTTCGAATCCGACCAGAAGTTCGACTCCGGCTGCGGCTGGCCGAGCTTCTCCAAGCCGGCGATCGAGAGCCATGTCGACGAGGAGCGCGACGTCAGCCACGGCATGATCCGCACCGAGGTGCTGTGCTCGAAATGCGACGGCCATCTCGGCCACGTCTTCAACGATGGCCCCGGCCCGACCGGCCTGCGCTACTGCATCAACTCGGCGGCGCTGAAGCTGGACGAGAAGAAGTAA
- a CDS encoding helix-turn-helix transcriptional regulator, protein MGLVDAISTIEASDTIDELSSSLHRIVQNYGFSGFAFVDAGRPDLDLPYHIGTFPDAWKRAYVQNEFVHADPALARSRRTNTPFSWSSLKLPERSGHKRAPEVKTMDAAREFGFKDGFVVPFHYRDRLGAVHSSSTVFFWQDQPRDFDKLFVCHRHELHLLMIYWVQRAMDIVNRDQRNAPTILRPADAAETIKLTAREKEVMAWAARGKTVVDTAQILGISPETVEGFIKQALRKLEASNKTHGVAKSIALGIIDL, encoded by the coding sequence ATGGGCCTGGTAGACGCGATTTCGACCATCGAGGCGTCAGATACCATCGACGAGCTCAGCTCGTCATTGCATCGCATTGTCCAGAACTACGGCTTCTCGGGCTTCGCCTTTGTCGATGCCGGCCGGCCCGACCTTGATCTGCCCTACCATATCGGCACATTTCCCGACGCCTGGAAGCGAGCGTATGTGCAGAACGAGTTCGTGCATGCCGATCCGGCGCTGGCGCGCTCGCGACGCACCAACACGCCATTCAGCTGGAGCAGCCTGAAGCTGCCGGAGCGAAGCGGACACAAGCGGGCGCCCGAGGTCAAAACGATGGATGCCGCCCGGGAGTTCGGATTCAAGGACGGCTTCGTCGTGCCGTTCCACTATCGCGACCGGCTCGGCGCCGTGCATTCGAGCTCGACGGTGTTTTTCTGGCAAGACCAGCCGCGCGATTTCGACAAGCTGTTCGTCTGCCATCGGCATGAACTGCATCTGTTGATGATCTACTGGGTGCAGCGGGCGATGGACATCGTCAACCGCGACCAGCGCAACGCGCCGACCATCCTGCGGCCCGCCGACGCCGCCGAGACGATCAAGCTCACCGCCCGCGAAAAGGAAGTGATGGCCTGGGCGGCGCGCGGCAAGACCGTGGTCGACACCGCGCAGATCCTCGGCATCTCGCCGGAGACGGTGGAAGGCTTCATCAAGCAGGCGCTGCGCAAGCTCGAGGCGTCCAACAAGACGCACGGGGTGGCGAAGAGCATTGCGCTCGGGATCATCGACCTGTGA
- a CDS encoding DUF4112 domain-containing protein encodes MAMPEDDIFMPHAARSRPPFGGAQARGKVIDQDGREFSDATLHPQFEGFQFDFRNASANPFDNLTREERLARLEMIAKLLDVAFIVPGTNVRYGIDGLIGLIPVVGDIITTAISLWLVREARLLGAPWHITARMLANVAVDGVIGMVPVAGDAFDVMFRANIRNVRMLRRWLDKQPRRA; translated from the coding sequence ATGGCCATGCCCGAGGATGACATTTTCATGCCCCACGCTGCGCGATCGCGGCCGCCTTTCGGCGGGGCGCAGGCGCGCGGCAAGGTCATCGACCAGGACGGACGCGAATTCTCCGACGCCACGCTGCATCCGCAGTTCGAGGGTTTCCAGTTCGACTTCCGCAACGCCAGCGCCAACCCGTTCGACAATCTGACGCGCGAAGAGCGGCTGGCGCGGCTGGAGATGATCGCAAAGCTGCTCGACGTCGCCTTCATCGTGCCGGGCACCAATGTTCGTTACGGCATCGACGGGCTGATCGGCCTGATCCCCGTGGTCGGCGACATCATCACCACTGCGATCTCGCTGTGGCTGGTGCGCGAGGCCCGCTTGCTGGGCGCGCCCTGGCACATCACGGCGCGGATGCTCGCCAATGTCGCGGTCGACGGTGTGATCGGCATGGTGCCGGTGGCGGGCGATGCGTTCGACGTCATGTTCCGCGCCAATATCCGCAATGTGCGGATGCTGCGGCGCTGGCTCGACAAGCAGCCGAGGCGCGCATAA
- a CDS encoding Crp/Fnr family transcriptional regulator → MYETCVQLRGKGSIVVDASFSLLTGNSIETRLVRAGGIIFREGEQANELFVIKSGYVRIQVGNKTVADLPADTIFGEMALIDNEPRSATATALTDVELVPVSEKQFLFLVSQTPHFALKVMRTLAHRLRTMNKVVD, encoded by the coding sequence ATGTACGAGACCTGCGTCCAGCTTCGGGGAAAGGGTTCAATAGTGGTAGATGCAAGCTTTAGCCTTCTGACGGGCAACAGTATCGAAACGCGGCTGGTCCGGGCCGGAGGCATCATTTTTCGCGAGGGCGAGCAAGCCAACGAGCTCTTCGTGATCAAGAGCGGCTACGTGCGCATTCAGGTCGGCAACAAGACCGTCGCGGACCTGCCGGCCGATACGATCTTTGGCGAAATGGCGTTGATCGACAACGAGCCAAGGAGCGCGACCGCTACAGCTCTCACCGACGTCGAGCTCGTCCCGGTCTCGGAAAAGCAGTTTCTCTTCCTCGTCAGCCAGACGCCGCATTTTGCCCTGAAGGTGATGAGGACGCTGGCCCACCGACTCAGAACCATGAACAAGGTCGTCGACTGA